The window CAAACAACGACAATGTAGATACAATGTAGTATACATTAGCAACTCAATTAACCTGGAAGTACGGATTCTTTGAGAGTTCATATATAGCCCATTCTGTAGTAACCATAGTTGTATCGGATGTCTCGATTATCGTCTCCCAAACCAGCATGCTGATTTTTTTCTCTTCAAGTGTGCCTTCAGAAAGTAAATAGTCAAGATAACAATTTATCCCCTGTTCAAAATTCAGAAATTGCATTAGAGAAGTATGACAAATTTCAATGAAATTAGCACATAAAGTTGCAAGGCAAAGACACCAAACCTCTCCTGCAGCAATGCGTTTCTTCTGCTCGTTGATGAGGGCATTCATCACTGCCTGCCTGCGGAAATGCATTTGCTCGATTTTCGCTTCCCAGCTCTTATTAGGAACCCATTGCAGATACGGGAAGAAGTCTCTCCAGTCCACGTCGATTGCACCTTCCATTGGATCAAGCACTAAAACATTAAATATCTCCTCTCGCGACAAACTAGTTCCTAGTTCTTCGACGAAAACAGATTGCACATCCTTCCCTAATGCCTGCAAATGCAAATCAATTCTGGTTAAGTTAAATACAACTGATTACATATTAAACATGACTATTGAGAACTCACTTCTTTCAATGATATTCCAAAAAGTTCAGCCTCAAATATTTCCCTGAAATTTACTGCTTGGTCAGGATAGCTCTTTGTATGAGCAAGAAACTGGCTTGAAATATTTTCAACTAAGGTGTCTCTATGGCCGCGGTGTCGCTTCTGCAGATCAAATAGACCCGAAAAATGAGCGAAAAGGTTAATACCAAGTCAACATATTGCATATTTGGAAATTAGGACAGCAAACCTGAGCATTGGGGCCTAATACATTAGTAAGTATATAGCGTTTCACCAGCTTGTGAAACTCATTATAATCACTTGTTGCAACCATACATTTATCTTGGGTAAGCACAGTCAAGGCTTTGGACAGCTTTCTTGTTGAGATTGATGCATATTTAGTCACCATGGCCTGAATAAGTTAGAAAAACATGGAGTTGGAAGCCAATCAGTTAGTTTCGGATCGAACAAGCAGGCGATTTccattccttattcaagaagtTATCCAAAAGATCAACTATAAACTTAGGGGAATTGAAACAGAATCGTTTGTTCTCAAACTTCATATTTGTTTAGCGTAGAAAATTGCAAAACAGGTAGCAAACTAAGGGAACTAGAAGTCATCTCAGTTGGATTTAGTGTCCGTCTGGTcctcattttttttagattctTTTTGTTTGTGTTCGGTTAAGATTGAGAAACAACTGCTTCGTAGCTATTTTTTCAGAAGGAAAATCAGCTAAGGTAAACAACAACAACTTAATGTATACATATATTGATCAAAAGGCTTGAAGCAGCCCATCATATATACATTATAATCTGATTAATTTACTTTGATTAAAACCTGAGCTCTAGTAAGAATAAGATAGCCAAGGTTAGCTAGGTTGGTATATATTGATCAAAGTTTTAGGCATAGTTGTTAAAGTCCCACTAAGGTGTGAAGGTGGGTTAGATGAAGATCAACCATAGAAGAAGAATGAGATGAAAGACCCTGAATAAACAAAGAAGACTGGATGTAGATGAACTATAGAAGAAGAATGAGATGAAAGACCCTGAATAAAGGAAAAAGACCGTGATGTAAAGAAAGAAGACCCATGAAAAGTTTCTATTATCAAAGGTTTTCATCCCAGTATTCTTCCTTTACATACCGGTTTTCTTCATTTATTCAGTGTCTTTCATCTCATTCTACTTCTATAGTTCATCTACATCACAATCTTCTCCTTTTATTCAGGGTCTTTAATCTCATTCTTCTTCTATAGTTCATTTTCATCTAACCCGCCCCTTGAAGCCTATAGGATCAACGCACACCGCAAGGCGTACGCTTGAGGAACACGAGGTgcagaaaataaataaacaaatatataCTCTATTACTAGTTAAAGCATAAACCAAAAAAATACAACTACGACcacacaaacaaaataaaaccacGTAAAACCATTTCATAGAGATATTAACATATACTTAACGTCTTAACCTACTGCTAATGCTACTAAACCAATAACCATTCATTGTCAATGAAAAGAAACACACAcacagaagaagaaaaaaaaagaaaaaaactaatAACCATCATCAAGATCATCCTCCAGTCTTTACATGACTGCTCTTAATCCCCTCTTGTCTTACGTGATGCTCTTAATCTCCTGTTGTCTTATGTGACTGCTCTTAATCCCTTTCTAGTCTTTCTATATTTAGTTATGtctcttgatatttttatttagaTCGAGAGttaaaattaatcttatttaaattagattagtGGTTAAGATTAACCTAGTGAAAACACTATATAATGAGGCGTGTCTTGATTCACGCTCCAAGGCCTAAAGGAGGTGCATAAGGCGAGAGCCTTTTAAACAGCGACTCGCTTTGTCCAGTCAAGACTCATTGACTTGAGCCCTTTAACATAAGTATGGTTTTAAGATAAACAATCAGGTGAAAATGACAGAATgctttatttaatataaaaacatTATTAGTTGAGATTAACGTCAAAGTCAAAACTCTACACCTATTGCACAACCTTTCTTCTAATCAAGatatcataaataaatataaacaaataaatacacAATAAAGTACACTTTCTTATTCCCCCATTAAAAAAGCAAGCACAAACAGCCATAAAAAATATACAACGCAAAAGTTAACAACAAAGGCACCTGGGATTAGTATTTAGTTTTAGTAGATATGTCAATTTTTGGCATCACAATATTTCCAAGACAATCCGAATAACAGCAATTGacacaattattattattcttttaaGGAATCAATACATCATAATACCCTGAACGAAATCGTCCAGGACCAATCAATTTTTCTGGCCAAGTTAAGAGACGCATAGTATATTAACAATCTTTTTAACCATATGAAACGTACCCATAACATTAGAAATTATACTACACGTGCAACACTACATCATTAGTACGCTATATCAATACTTTAATGTTAtatcatatattttaaaatttataatttaaagtCCGCGCGTATAGTAAAACCTCTCAACGACATGAGATAATGCAATTTTGAAAGGGATATCCCGAAATTACCACCCACGAAGTTTAAGATTAGAAAAATACTCACTTTGtcccttaaaattaaaataaattagagTTGGTGCGTGTTAAACACGCGACATATCACAAGCGACATGTCATCAACCATGCCATGTATGATAAGACCGAACAGCCCGATCCACTCTAAACAGATGGAAATTACATTTCTATCAAACCATATTGTACCAAACCCTACCATTAATCACAGTGACGGATTTAAAATTCACTCTCACCGGTGATAAGGACGCTTATGGTGATTTATGGATTGGTATATATAAAAAGATTAGTAGCTCATTCCAGTTTTATAAAATTTTCAGTATTTTGTGACGAACAGTGGATGATCAAGCCCCTTAACCCCCGAATCCTAAGGGTGGCTATTCTCACGATTTTAAAAGAGCAGCCGGGGAAACAAAAAGCTATACCTCTTTGGCGACGTCAGTTGAATTAAGAACAATAACGGTAGAAGCACCAGTTTTAATTGAATAGATTGGGCCATAAATCTCAGCCCACCTCGTGAACGTTTTATGGGGCTTCTTCTCTGTGAGTTGCAGCAAATTCCCTATCACTGGCCACCCTGGTACATCTGCATAAATTTCACCACCATTTCAACTCGATTAGGGTGAAGTGGAatctaaaattacaaaaaatcgAAACCCAAAAAACGATTACCTGGTACAGGAGGGAGAGTAGCACGTGATTTCCTAAGATTGGAGGCCAATTTTTTGAGGGAATAAAAGAAGAACAAACCACCAACAGCAGCAGGAGTGGCATAAGCCATTGATGGGAAATTGGGAAGAACATTTGTTGTGATAGCATCCATTTCAATCGAATCGGCAGGCAGAGAATATTAAGAGTGAGTGAGTGAGGTTTGGCACTTTATATAGGGTGCAAACACAAAGTACAAAAACATGCGTCTTCTGTGTCCGCGCGGTCCTGTCATTATCTCACTATTTTAGTACAAACCTACTGCTATTTGATAAGGATTGCCCTCTCTTTCTAAATGTAAATAATTTCATTATACGTCCCACTCCCACGCACCACCACCTAAATAAAATTCCACAATTGGAAAAATACCACCACGTAAATAAGATTCCtcaattggaatttttttttgttatatccCGGAACAATGTAtgaatttaattttataattcttGAAGGAGTACGGTTAAGGTGGAAATTTGGAATTCAATTCTTATTATACACCGCAAGTTCTAATTAAaaaagattttattttaaaaatgtaTGACAAATCTTGAATTTGagatgaaatataaaaaaaaattcttgaaGGAGAGTGTGCAGATTTAATTTCTGTGTATATAGAATGTTTGAGAGAAAGGAATGTTTATGGCAACattatttttttatggaatgtttttttttaattatacactttaattaataaaatagaaaacaaTTAACtagctaattaattaattaattaattaattaattatattagtaTATTAAATTATTGAGTATCTAGTATCGAATTATTAACTTAACAGACATGTGGTGTGTTGTCAAACATATAATACAAATTCTCAATCAACTGTTAAGACCATCTCCAACCGTGCATTCTATTTTTCCTActctatctttattttttttcaactcTATCTTTAAATATAGAGTTGCTATAGTAAAACTTCTCCAACCATCTACTCTATTTTATCTactatttaaatattttattattattatattaatttttcacataacatttatattttttatattattaatcaaaatatatccatGTATAACACAATGAAAAATCAAATAAcactataattaaaaattaaataacacaaatacttctaaaaaaaactaatccaTAAATAATATAcatgtacaaaaaaaaataaaaatatgcatgaaataaaaaaaactaaacactAAAAGTTAAATTagattttaaaaagaaaataaaaaaaataataatacatgtacaaaaaatgaaaatatacatgaaataaaaaaaaaactaaacactaaaaataaattagatttaaaaataataatactttGCCTTGCGGCAGCATAGGCAAGGTGGTACTGCATATATGCAGTACCACCAAGCTTGCTGCATCTTTGCAGCAAGCTTATCCAGCTCCATTGGAGCTGGATTTTCGAGGGCTCTCTAATAGAGAGCCCTTGAAGATGGCCTAATATCATACAAAAATGAGATCCCATGGATGACATCATTCCCACCATCTTTAGAGTTAATAGGCCATGTACGGGAACTAGCGATTTAAGTGCAAATGACAGCGGTCCAAGTTCAACGATAGCAGTCACGAGACATCTATGAAGGTCTATATTCGACAAGAGGGGCTTTCACTTCTAATCACAAGATAATCTTTCGGAATCCTATGAGATAAAGATTCGTCTCAAGATTCAGATTCCTTAAAGATAAGGATAAGGATTTCTAAACAGGTGTCAACCTTAACCTAAACAAAcactataaataaataagtattgACACAAGGTTTGGTACGTTAACTGTTATCTTTCAACTAATTTTTTGTGTTGAATCCTtctagtattttattttataacatTTGAGTCCactgtttttatttattgattgattatatttttatggtaaacatagtaaaatttcaaaattttgatTTGTAGTATCATGTGGCTACTGGGTTTCTTTAGTGAAATTTATATAAGTATtgcaaaaatttaaatatttttatctaaatatttaTGCTTATAACACTCCAAAATCCAAGTTAATCACATCACGAGTTATATTACGCTTTGATGTAGAAAGCTTAATGTTgagaaattataatatatagattCAATGGAAAAGACGGaccaaatattttatttttcttaaagaACAATACTTATTCACTTCAACTTACAATTTCACTTAGaactaattataatattttccatttgttaattatttattCATGGAACTTTTTAGAGAACTTTAtcctctttgttttttttttaatcaatcctctttgtttcattttaatttaaagTAAGTATAGAATGCACTTTAACTTTATATTACGTTTTAACCATTATGCTTCAAAAACAGAAGTCTTGgccatttattttattttattaatctacgattttttttttcaaattatgtATTActctatataaataattaaaaattacatataaaaaatgaaaaaaaaaaattactatgtaataaatgaaaaaaaaaaaaattggaggaGCGAGCATACATGGAAAGTGTATTTGGGAAGACATTAATTATGATGATATAAGGCAAGGAATATccaacaaacaaataaaataataaagaaaatggaaaaagGAGTCTTGTCTTTTCGAGTGGCTATTAAGGCAAGGAATATcccaaaattaattatttatgtattttattagTAGTTTGTAGGCATGTGCTGTGGATCTTAAAAACGCACTTGCTACCTgattctcttttggatttttcaTGTGCATGACCCCATTTTACAAGTGAATTAAGTagggtgaaaaaaaaaatcgaaaaaccgaaaaattaaattgaaagtGAAATATCGAAACTGATGgattaatatatttaatttaaaaacaatAGTGGTTAATAGTTATTGATATGATATTAAATAACGTTATAGGTTTAATCGAACAAGTTAAGATCCATTGAATGTTATAACATTAGGCTAGTTCATCTATTAAGAAGGATCTTTCCACAAAAAATAATGGAAAAGAGTTTCGGATATCAATACACATACTCAACTCAGCATATTACGGAATTATAGAGTCTGAACCTATGGTATGCTGACACGTGTACAAAGACACAAACCAAGAGGTAAACaattatctataaataggatggaaaCACAACTCCTAGCAATACATTACTACTAGACTGTTTTCAAGTTAAATATTTCCATCACTGGCTTAAGCATCGGCGAGGGTTTGTCGGATTTCGGTCCCTGTCTGATCGTGTTTTTCCTTCTCAGGTGACCTGAAGCAAGCAAATAAAGAGTAATTGGATATTCCGATAACAATTATGGTTACGGTTTTGGTATCTGAAAACCGTGGTTAATCGAAACCGACCGAATGtcaattaaatatattaatttatatttatatataattatattttttttattaagcatCTGGCAACGGGCATAGAAGAATCCGGACATCCCAGCCAGACTGGAACCCCAGCAACGGCAGACACTCGGGCCGAAGAATacaaaggaagaaaggaaaataaaaaataaaagtgcaATAACTCTAACTagtcaaattaatttttttacatgttcagccctaaatccaattttttttacatgttaggactattaaacgaaatctagcttaattttgagaaattgtacattaatacttaaaattggttattgactattcaaattataacacccatatatacaaaaaaaaaaaaaaaattaagcaagttcgatttatcaaatttttttcCCCCAAACGCACGTGTAAATCGGCCCCCCAGCTGAGTAATCTTGTATTTACCACTGCTAAGACCTATCATCTCTaacaatactccttatattcactttttatttattattttataattaaaattattaattgttgttatatttaccaatagtgagaggagagagactgctcaataataaattattaataaaaaatgaattaagaggcacttgtcagagattaatataagatatatgatcgggccttaactatcagcttgagcttttagttaaaTCGGTTcaatgacatggtatcagagcctctagaACCAAACGATCGAGAGTTCGAGTCCTAACAACTTAAATTTTTCTTTCTCCCtgctcaaattttaacttaagagccaacttgTTTCCATCAACTATTTTCTCTGTTGCATGTTTCTTTTTAACGTGAGAATTAAAGGTTTTTCATTCCACTAAATAAAAAtggattttaaattaattatatataaatattatttatttatttattacgtcatccggtctGACCAATTCGAGCCATccgatccgaccaagtgacTCGTGACCCAGTTATGAATtcggtttgatgtccggtccggttctgataacattgattaAATGTGAGAATTAAAGGTTAACAAATTTTTTACCATTAGCTAACTAACAAGCAAGAGAGACGCCATTTAATTACCAGGAAAGAAGGCTCTACCTTATAATTCTTCCattcctatattttttttaactttttattttttttttgttaaaccaTCCGGTACTCCGAACCACATTGGGCCGACTAATCCGGATTCGAGGCGGGTCCAAGGATTACGGTATTTAAACCCCTCCTAATCGCCGTTGTGGGGGATCGATCCTGAGACCTCCCTACCAAGCGCAGCCTCATGCTACCACTGCACCAACTggtttttaactttttatttgtATACCTGTTTGTTTTAACAACTTTATTATTTATATGTGTTGTGTTGTTtcctatttattttaaatttttaaagttacaaggttttttttttctattttagaaGTTGATGCGTGTTAATTTTAAGTTATGTTCTTTATTGGTGAAAAAAaccgaactgaactgaattgaactgaactgaactgaatactgctgaatattgaactgaattgaactgaatttaactgaatattactgaacttaactgaatactaccgaactgaaccgaactaaacaataatgatgatattagactttaaaataatttaattgataatattggacattaataaacttataataataataatgatggttctaataaatttaataatatcaataataaataaataaatatattattaaagataaaactaaattgaatatcaaataaaagctcggcttgataaaattttggctcgataaaagcctataaaattaaataaaatgagtctaatttaaattaaaaatacaaattacatacaaacacaaatttacatataatttaaaaccTATGCAatcaaatacaaatttttatatgaatacaaactcttaactttttattctaattaagggttaaagtgtaaaaatatccctaacgttttgggtcatgggtaattttacccctaacatctaaaatggtgcaattttatccctaacattgataaattcgataaatttgagtgcaattcctaatttttaaatatggaagcatactttagttttaatttttttattaaacgatatatactttaataaactatcatttcttgactatcatttcttaacttttatctaatttatagataatgataaactataaataataataataaattaaataataataattattataataaattatatataaataattataatataataaataaggataaattactgaatactgaaactgaatactgaaactggatgctgaaactgaatgctgaactgaactgaattgaactgaactgattgttactgaaattaagtgataaagaacagggccttagtCTTCTTTGATCATTCTATTTGCAATTTATAGTTTCAGACACACTTCGATTGTTTTTAGTGTAAATTAGTGTCCCTATTTATTcagaaataattggttaacggatcaaaataattggttaaTGATTATTGACTAACCGAATTTAGTGGACTAATATATGGTTAATGTTTTTAAAAACCGATTAAATAGTTAATCGACCGAATTAactttaatggactggttaaccaaTCATGTGCACTCTTAGAATTAAGGCTCATTTTGATTTGACGAACATGTTTAGTTTAGTTCAAAACGAAGATTAGGTTCAATTCAGTTTCAAAATTGTtaatatttgacaaataaaattaaatttacaaatttttagatattaaaattaattgtatTTAGTCTAGTTTATCAAATATTATCACCTTTAAAATTGAACTGAtacctaaattttaatttaagttaaactTCTGTTAGCcttcaaaataaatttttatttgtaagttttatataaataaaagcatgtaatataatttataataaggTTAAATAATTTTACTCCACACGTTGTGTGGCATGCTCACACGCCGTGTGAAAAATTTGGGAAGTTTCTGTCCAAAGGAATTCAATTCACACAATGTGTGGACTAGACCACATGCTCTGTGAAACTCAAAACGATAAAAAAAATGGTTGTGTAAGGAAGCCACACGACGTGTGACTTACTCCACACGCCGTGTGGTCTGATTTTCAGCAGCTCTCTTCACAAGACTCGACATTTCGGGACGACTGGGACGCACCTACGAGCACTAATTCAGACCAATGGCTCAGTGCTCTAGCTTGGCACCTCACTTATACATGTGCATCATCCATGAACCCAAGAATTAAGAGTGTGATGAAATGTTAAGAAAGTGGAGCAAAAAGAGGAGAATTGGAGTGAATTAAAGTGGTGGATGAGATATGATAGAAATTCAAGGGAAGTGGGTGAAATGTTCAGCCAACAAACCACTCCAAAACACTATAAATACGATCATAAGCCTTAATCCCATAATCAACCGAAAAACACACCTACActattgttagacgaggtgccgcggcctaatctcccgggcggaccggggggtggacacctcatggcgacgtaagcggtgattgatGCCGAAAGCAAcaaatcgtggaatcaagctgctcggcaggaccggagctcggagatatggaagagtcgccacccacgaatgggaaaatgaacaccgatcccttgcgggagaccggtgtgggttcgggaaacttaggtacgagccgagaaggctagctcctttccggagaaaggctactaggcaccccgacatcgcccggttatgaaccaccggcctcctactcagcatgttaggcgataacggactaatcgtatacttctttaagtttaaaattcatttgaaaccttttctttctctttttggaaaccgttttgagcctatattattgaaaagccacattagtaaagaatcacccatttatattatacatacacagagaagggggaagaaagaagtgatttatttacaactttatttaaatgttatgctgtgtgtttattctatgctaacttatttccccccaaaatgagtttatttacgtggttcgcaccttaatcgccgttggaacgatttaggtgcgttttaaaaccccgattggtgaagtttactcgaatcgccgttggaacgactcaagtgtttgaaaacgtttgagataaaaacctttagtaagaaaacgtggttaaacatacaagtccattttattttgtacaaattcttttgagaaaatggttcaaaatattcgattattcacaatgaaaatgattttaattacaaggttcacttaatccgcctttggaacggattaaggttttaaaacgtggtgttttgaaaacgatttgaaatattaacaaaacaactatatttatttacattaggaacctctaaaaattcattagtttaaataattaaattgaaaactctctttttgtgatttattttctccttttatttaatggactctttacctattataattacaataataaacccatttaaatcaagattcactcccaaataaagcccatttgaaacatggacccataaatggtccaaaagaataaagaaaataatttaagcatatatatatacattcaaatcaaaaagagaatatgaaaataaaagttaataaaaagaaactatataatacatatatgaaaatactagatataatacatttatactttaaagaggtggaaatagtaaataaatctcattagataagaaaataacatttatccaaaatagtttcatataataaacaataacataacccaaatatcccaaaactatatatatacataactaatatagttttaaataccaaaaataacatatgtccatatactaatacttactaattagttcccaaaatgcccaaataaataaccttttaaaatagaatctaatataactcaaatgaataaaaaaggagaatatatatatacatatacctatgcttaaaaaaattgaataaaaaatgatatacaaacatcctaaataattatatacactaaatatctaaaatggtttgaacatatatattacataactatacatatatatattaaggattgaaagcttaa of the Euphorbia lathyris chromosome 7, ddEupLath1.1, whole genome shotgun sequence genome contains:
- the LOC136234879 gene encoding ent-kaurene oxidase encodes the protein MDAITTNVLPNFPSMAYATPAAVGGLFFFYSLKKLASNLRKSRATLPPVPDVPGWPVIGNLLQLTEKKPHKTFTRWAEIYGPIYSIKTGASTVIVLNSTDVAKEAMVTKYASISTRKLSKALTVLTQDKCMVATSDYNEFHKLVKRYILTNVLGPNAQKRHRGHRDTLVENISSQFLAHTKSYPDQAVNFREIFEAELFGISLKEALGKDVQSVFVEELGTSLSREEIFNVLVLDPMEGAIDVDWRDFFPYLQWVPNKSWEAKIEQMHFRRQAVMNALINEQKKRIAAGEGINCYLDYLLSEGTLEEKKISMLVWETIIETSDTTMVTTEWAIYELSKNPYFQDRLYQQIRDVCGSEKITEEHLSQLPYLNAVFHETIRKYSPAPIVPLRYVHEDTELGGYYVPAGSEIAINIYGCNMDKARWVNPEEWNPERFLDGSYDPMDMHKTMAFGAGKRACAGALQAMLISCTSIGRLVQEFEWRLKAGEEENVDTFGLTTRKLHPLHAIIKPRI